A genomic stretch from Psilocybe cubensis strain MGC-MH-2018 chromosome 1, whole genome shotgun sequence includes:
- a CDS encoding Uracil-DNA glycosylase encodes MPKDTSKGDTQASSVPDVLAVESTVTVERNTSARSATKASTLTELWGKKTTETTKTATNATTKTKKAAASTKNPSAEEAQSNGSTNPPSSSTGGPSKTLVALTRAILDSLEKDTMEESWRNVLAAEFQKSYFTALKKFLLTECTSYTVYPSVDNIYSWSRLTPLDRVKVVILGQDPYHDVGQAHGLSFSVLAPTKPPPSLKNIYKQLEADFPGFKTPKSGDLTPIAKQGVLWLNTSLTVRAHNAGSHAKKGWEIFTTQVIRAVLNRKNVKQGVVFMAWGLPAQKTFTSIGIDQTKHLLLQSAHPSPLSAHRGFLGNEHFRKANEWLNEKYGKEAEIDWMVLSSNL; translated from the exons ATGCCGAAAGACACCAGCAAAGGGGACACCCAAGCTTCAAGTGTACCAGACGTGTTAGCTGTCGAATCCACTGTCACTGTTGAACGAAATACTTCGGCGCGTAGTGCCACAAAGGCCTCAACACTAACTGAATTGTGGGGGAAGAAGACGACGGAAACGACTAAAACTGCAAcgaacgcaactacgaaaaCTAAAAAGGCCGCAGCATCTACAAA GAATCCCTCCGCTGAAGAAGCTCAGTCTAATGGCTCTACAAACCCACCATCCTCTTCCACAGGCGGTCCCTCGAAAACATTGGTTGCTCTCACTCGAGCTATTCTAGACTCCCTGGAAAAAGATACGATGGAGGAATCATGGCGCAACGTTCTTGCTGCTGAGTTTCAGAAGTCCTATTTCACCGCA CTGAAAAAATTCCTTCTAACCGAGTGTACTTCCTACACTGTATACCCAAGCG TGGACAACATCTATTCGTGGTCCCGATTGACACCTCTCGACCGAGTCAAGGTCGTTATACTGGGACAG GATCCATATCATGATGTAGGGCAGGCTCATG GCCTATCATTTTCGGTGCTTGCTCCCACAAAACCACCCCCATCATTAAAAAACATATACAAGCAGTTAGAGGCTGACTTTCCTGGATTTAAAACTCCAAAATCTGG GGACCTAACGCCTATAGCCAAACAAGGTGTTTTATGGCTCAACACCAGTTTGACTGTTCGCGCACACAATGCCGGATCGCATGCAAAGAAAGGATGGGAAATCTTTACCACTCAAGTAATCCGCGCAGTCCTTAATCGTAAAAATGTCAAGCAAGGTGTCGTTTTCATGGCCTGGGGTTTACCGGCTCAGAAGACATTTACCTCTATTGGTATAGACCAA ACAAAGCACCTTCTGCTTCA GTCTGCCCACCCTTCCCCTCTTTCCGCTCACAGAGGATTCCTTGGAAATGAACACTTCCGTAAAGCAAACGAATGGCTGAACGAGAAGTACGGGAAAGAGGCTGAAATCGACTGGATGGTACTGTCCTCAAATTTATAA
- a CDS encoding Methyltransferase N6AMT1, with protein sequence MIPTPNLSHLKQSDYDLIYEPAEDTFLLLDALEVDADNLKNSKPRVCLEVGSGSGCVTSFIANILGPSVLYLCTDINPHACQCTLRTGVQNHVDIHVVNGSLDEPFQQRLSRKIDVIIFNPPYVPTSEEEAMIAQSSRNIGGAWAGGSDGMLVTNVLLQRIEALLSPNGRFYLVALKQNDIPKILQTMEQRFQLCGEIVLQRRAGREHLFIIRFLRGNKTLNQ encoded by the exons ATGATACCCACTCCAAATCTATCACACTTAAAGCAAAGTGATTATGATCTTATATACGAACCTGCAG AAGACACATTTCTGCTTCTTGACGCGCTCGAGGTTGATGCAGACAATCTGAAGAACTCAAAGCCAAGGGTATGCCTAGAGGTTGG GTCAGGGTCAGGATGTGTCACTAGTTTCATCGCAAATATTCTCGGTCCTTCCGTGC TTTAtctatgcactgacataaACCCACATGCATGCCAATGCACTCTTCGAACGGGCGTGCAAAATCAT GTTGATATTCATGTTGTGAATGGCTCGTTAGACGAGCCATTTCAACAACGATTATCCCGCAAAATTGACGTCATTATATTCAATCCTCCATACGTTCCCacttctgaagaagaagctaTGATCGCTCAAAGCTCTCGTAACATTGGGGGTGCCTGGGCTGGTGGCTCAGATGGCATGCTGGTCACAAATGTTCTTTTGCAACGTATCGAA GCATTATTATCGCCAAACGGACGGTTTTATCTCGTCGCTTTGAAACAAAACGACATCCCTAAAATATTGCAAACCATGGAACAACGATTTCAACTGTGTGGCGAG ATCGTGTTGCAACGACGTGCTGGTCGGGAACACTTGTTTATAATCCGATTTCTAAGGGGAAATAAGACACTAAATCAATGA
- a CDS encoding Kinesin-like protein KIF23 codes for MSGKQTATRASARTKATATATATVIPIATRTTRARTATGKNAALVVADASAIPAPVKKTAGRKPLTSKDNSLDIPAPTTKSKAKVAPPVRKGKSANEDSEREPIMAFLRIRPRMGEEGPAASPYLTPLSDTTVNMTDPHDSQSGRSKYRFSTVTPSSLYTFSHVFPPNTTQSEFFTKTTLPLVKDVLVGQNGLLFTYGVTNSGKTYTVQGGEDKGAAGILPRSLDVIFNSIEGLHGDGRYRPVRLHGVELSDDLDSTAPPIMPEPALADVLGSFDTYDTEFDIDPTVISVDRNHEYTIWISYAEVYNEKVYDLLASVKDETNAPPDGGRPRPTGGKSLFLTRQALPLRPSPASDSADTDVGGKYIAGLRQFRVHSAAQAKALVKLGQLHRRVFGTLANSESSRSHGMVIIKVVRGHRGERNDPTSLQISRLTLVDLAGSERTKHTHTTGDRLKEAGNINKSLMVLGQCMEVMRSNQRKIAMSLSSDSLKEGRVDTRDVKKGLAVVPFRHSKLTEVLMDYFVGDGRTVMIVNVNPYDTGYDENSHVMKFAALAREVYVTPAPAPLQRVPAIGPGAMHGKKIKSLGPLTLSDPDIAPRPFTRKVTISMNGPEHGKKPVEAILEVREDDEPHEEINKDQDDDEDYPINPLVDALFDEVEHLRLQLFESEMRCALIEAETREEVMREMEERMRMMEEMYSRRLMSELERNEQKTDAKIDMLHQSGLFGSPTKPSRYIPVDEDLSEEEDVEYGEEEPSDDENDDRSMSQSPLAAKTNKLPRKSSVAPRPIIEKRAFVPDPPMLPSDTEDAQLTETEESDGETPSAAPSHTTTATKSNLDDEGDDDDDYTEEEGDEDEWEPPTKRQKETKPPSPRVSPPASSNRPRISKLTKGVNKLQINDQSADSDEDDELSRPVVKKKKRKANAQFLYAPPFTFYPPQNNLQ; via the exons ATGTCGGGTAAACAAACAGCGACGAGGGCATCAGCAAGAACCAAAGctacagcaacagcaacagcaactgTCATTCCAATTGCGACGAGAACAACTAGGGCACGGACTGCCACTGGCAAGAATGCTGCGCTAGTTGTTGCCGACGCATCAGCAATTCCAGCACCCGTCAAAAAGACTGCCGGAAGAAAGCCTCTCACGAGCAAGGACAACTCCCTTGATATTCCTGCACCTACTACCAAATCTAAAGCAAAGGTTGCTCCTCCTGTTCGAAAGGGAAAGTCAGCAAATGAGGATTCTGAAAGGGAACCTATCATG GCATTCCTTCGTATAAGGCCACGCATGGGAGAGGAAGGGCCAGCAGCGTCACCTTATTTGACCCCACTATCAGACACAACTGTGAATATGACAGATCCCCATGACTCTCAAAGTGGTCGCTCCAAATATCGATTTTCTACAGTGACTCCTTCGTCGCTGTACACATTTTCTCATGTGTTTCCTCCAAATACCACACAGTCTGAATTCTTCACCAAAACCACGCTCCCCCTCGTGAAGGACGTCTTGGTTGGTCAAAACGGCCTTTTGTTTACTTACGGTGTCACGAATTCTGGTAAGACGTACACTGTGCAAGGCGGAGAAGATAAAGGAGCTGCAGGCATCTTACCCAGATCTTTGGATGTCATCTTTAATAGTATTGAAGGGTTGCATGGTGATGGACGT TACCGACCCGTTCGCTTGCATGGGGTAGAACTGTCCGATGATCTTGATTCGACGGCGCCGCCAATTATGCCTGAGCCTGCTTTAGCCGATGTTCTGGGATCCTTCGACACATATGACACGGAGTTTGATATTGACCCGACAGTCATCTCGGTGGATCGCAACCATGAGTATACGATCTGGATTTCTTATGCAGAAGTATACAACGAGAAGGTATACGATCTCCTAGCCTCTGTCAAAGATGAAACCAATGCACCCCCCGATGGCGGACGCCCACGACCAACCGGAGGAAAATCTCTTTTTCTAACAAGACAAGCTTTACCTTTGAGGCCATCCCCAGCCTCCGATTCAGCTGATACCGATGTTGGTGGAAAATATATTGCCGGTCTTCGTCAGTTCCGCGTTCATAGTGCTGCACAAGCGAAGGCACTTGTCAAACTTGGCCAATTGCATCGTCGTGTCTTTGGCACATTGGCAAACAGTGAGAGCAGCAGAAGTCATGGGATGGTCATCATCAAGGTTGTGAGAGGTCATAGAGGCGAACGAAAT GACCCAACTTCACTGCAAATTTCCAGACTAACTCTCGTCGACCTTGCAGGGTCTGAACGCACAAAACATACCCACACAACAGGTGATAGGCTCAAGGAAGCAGGGAACATCAATAAATCTCTCATGGTCCTTGGACAATGCATGGAAGTCATGCGTTCTAACCAGCGGAAAATCGCAATGAGTCTCTCCAGCGACTCACTCAAAGAAGGGCGTGTCGATACAAGAGATGTCAAAAAAGGCTTGGCCGTTGTCCCTTTCAGACACAGTAAACTGACTGAAGTGTTAATGGATTACTTCGTGGGAGACGGTAGGACG GTTATGATTGTTAATGTCAATCCATACGATACCGGTTACGACGAGAACTCGCATGTAATGAAGTTTGCCGCTCTTGCAAGAGAAGTTTACGTtacaccagcaccagcacctcTCCAGAGAGTGCCTGCAATAGGCCCAGGTGCTATGCATGGCAAGAAAATAAAGAGTTTAGGACCTCTCACCCTGAGTGATCCCGATATTGCCCCTCGTCCATTCACAAGAAAGGTTACTATTTCAATGAATGGTCCCGAACATGGTAAAAAGCCTGTGGAAGCCATCCTCGAAGTCCGCGAAG ATGATGAACCGCAtgaagaaatcaataaagaccaggatgatgatgaggactATCCTATCAATCCCTTAGTCGATGCCCTATTTGATGAAGTGGAACATCTTCGCCTTCAG CTTTTCGAATCTGAGATGAGATGCGCTCTCATTGAAGCCGAAACACGCGAAGAAGTGATGAGAGAAATGGAGGAACGAATGAGGATGATGGAAGAAATGTACTCCAGGAGATTGATGAGCGAA CTAGAACGAAATGAACAAAAGACAGATGCTAAGATTGACATGCTACACCAATCTGGCTTGTTCGGTAGCCCGACGAAACCCTCGCGCTATATTCCTGTGGATGAAGACCTCtccgaagaggaggat GTTGAATATGGTGAAGAAGAGCCTTCGGACGATGAAAATGATGATCGTTCAATGTCACAATCGCCTCTTGCGGCGAAGACAAATAAAttaccaaggaaatctagTGTCGCCCCTCGACCTATTATTGAAAAACGGGCTTTTGTTCCTGACCCTCCTATGCTGCCTTCAGATACTGAGGATGCACAGCTGACTGAAACCGAAGAGAGTGATGGAGAGACGCCAAGTGCAGCTCCTTCACACACTACTACAGCAACCAAGTCAAATCTGGATGATGAGggcgatgacgatgacgattaTACTgaagaggagggggatgaggatgaaTGGGAGCCCCCAACTAAGAGGCAGAAAGAAACGAAACCTCCCTCTCCCCGTGTATCTCCTCCAGCCTCTTCAAATCGACCTAGAATCTCCAAATTAACGAAAGGCGTAAACAAATTACAAATCAACGACCAATCCGCTG ATTCTGATGAGGATGACGAATTGTCACGTCCTGTggtgaaaaagaaaaaaaggaaagccAATGCTCAATTTTTATATGCACCACCATTTACTTTTTATCCACCACAGAATAATCTCCAGTAA
- a CDS encoding Kinetochore protein spc7 produces the protein MAPKKVSPNRRRSIAVPNQNLPSLVPKGRRRAHSIVPGATLSPLAKARRSLAPRKSILKASINTLNVDSSSQPTNQQPSSTGDDSSITRSMDITHDNTTRKSLGRRVSFAAHSHVRMFETNNTNESSTPSSDPASPEPSQAQNISNENDYPGQTSRRRRSSIRYSVAGSEDMDITAVIPGGMAARGTAILDEEFDYEEDEDYEDADMDVTEAIRGDFARKHSLSIAGRRPLSQLQSPSQQQFNEADETRSDNANESFQSEATSEQSEQSMAMEFTIPLGQSLKPAEKDEAWLALKQMTHSGNNPSEPELSSEDEMTQEGDMNLDDAMERLRRARDSLPASQKAEQQASHGQDDTFTSTEDSLDMDDNPEEGNKTLNLSVVMGRASLARNSRISLGYQDSNMDESEIYGDIVAPVSRDSLVPQSSSSSSENVTGKLTLSSVFQPPRQDPKPKPSIEISAPSAKPSVPFSFTPRAPSPTKSSDASKLKPKPTFSAAFAPPVARKSPKKVATSPSPAVKRTRSSPQDENDIYECDQPSPAKRQALTKDLSTVTSQSSKNSSSLPSSSATEADSSQLLSPIKKGSFSTSTAAAEPPSRPSTALRRPSGYFAKRKSLAVGFEQSSTTKDFLNTGNSSQNSSTHARASMGSAPPDAWTRFNREVGFDAAKVVGTSNVVSIDRIAEAGDVRQEDVEQPNTTHSAQSSPGSIQSTAVIESRDPSPEIQNNPALVVPNMETQFPIPKMQIDRDSTQHWREGVEQTEYEEENEEVPSISVTQFFAMTGVKFMDELTAPRRSMHPSQQPIRQPRNTTEIPLAEYFTAMAIDIPQLDLYSRVSKDLEGWMEKSKAVFAQTEEEAAKVTPELFVEYARADEEGQAELLQQLNLIRTHTRFLARSDWYDWKLQWVEGLRMTAESAFTSLENDARALEGPKKVITSIIPALEKEYEDIMRELEKEQTEVAEIEDCDQDYLNELKATIAEQNIEIESLKAELAEGNDQVRWLQERLEEIDTQTQEAKQTISTAERVLRMKQTSTRAEVFRLKGELEALEDLHRCRITKVNSNLFEYVYSSLFQVSIPCKNFVPIVKKVTITRHGKPETRYKDDYPQLSSFLLNCAKRLIVEGDDMTVREIVQRLADYWSSCARLRLQLTLLNVKFPLEISVQHGDSTPPQFKASVMVMFPSVKAKAVVSFLFSFDTISRWPMAIDSLDCDVEVSYGPIDRSAILTALSSRLSQASPMDNFACLLDACIEAQDVYH, from the exons ATGGCGCCAAAGAAAGTATCTCCCAACCGCCGGCGGTCCATCGCGGTACCAAACCAGAACTTGCCTTCACTTGTGCCGAAGGGTAGACGGCGAGCACATAGTATAGTTCCAGGTGCCACGCTGAGCCCATTGGCCAAGGCACGACGCTCTCTT GCTCCGCGGAAGAGTATTCTTAAAGCTTCTATCAACACCCTGAATGTCGACTCGTCCTCTCAACCCACGAACCAGCAGCCTTCGTCAACTGGAGATGACTCTAGCATCACCCGGTCGATGGATATAACGCATGACAATACTACCCGCAAATCATTAGGTAGACGCGTTAGCTTCGCTGCTCATTCACATGTCCGCATGTTTGAAACAAATAACACCAACGAATCTTCTACTCCCAGCTCGGATCCAGCCTCACCGGAACCATCTCAGGCACAAAATATCTCGAACGAAAACGATTATCCTGGCCAAACGTCTCGGAGAAGGCGTAGCTCTATCCGTTATTCTGTAGCCGGAAGCGAGGATATGGATATAACTGCAGTTATCCCTGGAGGGATGGCCGCTAGAGGGACAGCCATTCTTGATGAAGAGTTTGAttacgaagaagatgaggactATGAAGACGCGGATATGGATGTGACTGAAGCGATACGTGGAGACTTTGCCCGAAAGCACTCTCTTTCAATTGCTGGCCGTCGACCTCTTTCTCAGCTGCAGTCACCTTCGCAGCAGCAATTCAACGAAGCAGACGAAACGCGTTCGGATAATGCAAATGAATCCTTTCAGTCAGAAGCGACATCTGAGCAATCCGAACAGTCGATGGCAATGGAATTTACGATACCTCTCGGACAGTCGCTAAAGCCAGCAGAGAAAGATGAAGCTTGGCTTGCACTCAAACAGATGACACATTCAGGCAATAATCCTTCTGAACCCGAGCTCAGTTCAGAGGATGAAATGACACAGGAAGGGGATATGAACTTGGACGATGCTATGGAACGATTAAGACGTGCCCGCGATTCTTTGCCAGCCTCTCAAAAAGCAGAGCAACAAGCAAGTCATGGTCAAGATGATACATTTACCAGTACAGAAGATAGTTTGGACATGGACGACAATCCGGAAGAAGGGAACAAAACATTAAATCTCAGTGTAGTCATGGGCCGAGCTAGCCTTGCTCGCAATTCACGTATAAGTTTAGGATACCAAGACTCTAATATGGACGAATCCGAAATTTATGGCGATATTGTAGCGCCAGTTTCGCGTGATTCTCTTGTTCCTCagtcctcctcatcctcttctgaAAACGTCACCGGAAAACTCACATTATCGTCTGTATTCCAACCACCGCGCCAGGACCCCAAACCAAAACCTTCAATTGAGATCTCCGCACCATCAGCGAAGCCCTCCGTCccattttctttcactcctagAGCCCCTTCTCCTACCAAGTCAAGTGATGCCTCGAAACTGAAGCCTAAACCCACATTTTCAGCCGCTTTCGCCCCTCCTGTCGCTAGAAAGTCACCCAAAAAGGTAGCAACTTCACCAAGCCCAGCCGTTAAGCGAACGCGTTCTTCTCCACAGGATGAGAATGATATTTATGAGTGTGACCAACCCAGCCCAGCCAAACGACAAGCCTTGACAAAAGACCTTTCTACCGTCACTTCTCAATCGAGCAAAAATTCTTCGAGTTTGCCTTCATCATCTGCTACTGAAGCTGACTCTTCCCAATTGCTTTCGCCTATCAAGAAAGGATCATTCTCGACATCGACCGCCGCAGCTGAGCCACCATCTCGTCCATCTACTGCACTGAGGAGACCCTCTGGATATTTTGCTAAAAGAAAGAGTTTGGCTGTTGGGTTCGAGCAGTCCTCAACGACCAAAGATTTCTTGAACACTGGTAACTCGTCGCAAAATAGCTCTACACATGCCCGAGCGAGTATGGGCTCGGCACCTCCTGATGCTTGGACGCGATTCAACAGGGAAGTTGGATTTGACGCTGCTAAAGTCGTAGGAACGTCAAACGTGGTATCTATAGACAGGATTGCAGAAGCAGGTGATGTTAGGCAGGAAGACGTGGAGCAGCCTAATACCACACATTCCGCCCAGAGTTCTCCAGGGTCCATCCAATCCACTGCAGTGATTGAGTCCAGAGATCCCTCACCAGAAATACAGAACAACCCAGCTCTCGTGGTACCTAACATGGAAACCCAATTTCCGATACCGAAAATGCAAATTGATAGAGACTCTACGCAACACTGGCGCGAAGGTGTTGAACAGACAGAATATGAAGAGGAGAACGAAGAAGTG CCCTCAATATCTGTTACACAGTTTTTTGCAATGACTGGAGTCAAATTCATGGACGAATTGACTGCTCCCAGACGATCAATGCATCCTTCACAACAACCAATTCGACAACCTCGAAATACCACAGAAATTCCATTGGCCGAGTATTTTACTGCGATGGCTATTGATATTCCTCAGCTTGATCTCTATTCGAGAGTGTCAAAGGATTTAGAAGGTTGGATggaaaaaagcaaagcagTATTCGCGCAGACTGAAGAGGAAGCCGCCAAAGTTACACCGGAGCTTTTTGTAGAGTATGCCAGGGCAGATGAAGAGGGCCAAGCGGAACTTCTC cAACAACTTAATCTTATACGGACACATACGCGCTTCTTAGCGAGATCGGATTGGTACGACTGGAAACTACAATGGGTTGAAGGCCTGAGAATGACGGCAGAGAGTGCCTTCACTTCGCTGGAAAAT GACGCCCGAGCGTTAGAAGGACCCAAGAAAGTCATTACCAGTATTATTCCTGCTTTAGAGAAGGAATACGAAGACATTATGCGTGAACTGGAAAAGGAGCAGACTGAAGTGGCCGAAATTGAAGATTGCGATCAAGATTACCTTAACGAACTCAAGGCTACAATAGCAGAGCAAAA CATCGAAATTGAGTCACTAAAGGCAGAACTTGCTGAAGGGAATGATCAGGTCAGATGGCTTCAGGAACGCCTGGAGGAAATCGATACCCAGACACAGGAAGCCAAGCAAACGATTAGCACTGCAGAGCGAGTGTTGCGGATGAAGCAAACGTCGACTCGTGCGGAGGTATTTAGGCTCAAAG GCGAACTAGAAGCCCTAGAAGACCTCCATAGGTGTCGCATCACTAAAGTGAACTCGAACTTGTTTGAATACGTGTATTCATCTCTTTTTCAAGTCTCAATACCTTGCAAAAATTTTGTTCCGATTGTCAAGAAAGTGACAATCACTCGACACGGAAAGCCAGAGACAAGATACAAGGATGATTATCCTCAGCTCAGTTCCTTCCTCTTGAACTGTGCCAAACGGCTGATCGTGGAAGGCGACGATATGACCGTTCGCGAG ATTGTTCAACGACTGGCAGATTACTGGTCATCGTGTGCTCGACTACGTTTGCAGCTCACGCTTCTGAACGTCAAATTTCCCTTGGAGATCTCTGTTCAACATGGAGACTCTACACCACCACAGTTCAAAGCTTCTGTCATGGTTATGTTCCCATCTGTGAAGGCCAAGGCTGTCGTCTCTTTTTTATTCTCATTTGACACTATTTCTCGATGGCCAATGGCTATTGACTCTCTGGATTGTGATGTTGAGGTCTCTTATGGCCCTATCGA TCGTTCGGCGATACTCACTGCATTATCGTCACGACTCAGCCAGGCCTCGCCTATGGATAACTTCGCATGCTTACTCGACGCATGCATAGAAGCTCAGGACGTCTATCACTAA